One Prunus dulcis chromosome 7, ALMONDv2, whole genome shotgun sequence DNA segment encodes these proteins:
- the LOC117634257 gene encoding calcineurin subunit B-like, producing the protein MGSTSSMLTQYDIEEVQDHCNHTFSQQEIVSLYQRFCQLDRSGGGFISADEFLSVPEFAVNPLSQRLLKMLYGLNFKEFVAFLSAFSSRATLQQKIEFIFKVYDSDCNGKVAFSDMLDVLRDLTGQFISEQQREQVLTHVLEESGYTKDSLLSISDFMKTLCNSDLKMEVEVPVD; encoded by the exons ATGGGCAGCACATCCTCGATGCTCACTCAGTACGACATCGAAGAAGTCCAGGACCACTGTAACCACACAT tTTCGCAGCAGGAGATAGTTTCTCTGTATCAGAGGTTTTGTCAGCTCGATCGCAGTGGCGGAGGTTTCATCTCCGCCGATGAGTTCTTGTCCGTACCTGAATTCGCCGTCAATCCTCTTTCCCAG AGATTGCTGAAGATGTTGTATGGATTGAACTTTAAGGAATTCGTAGCTTTCTTGTCAGCATTCAGTTCTCGTGCAACCTTGCAGCAAAAAATTGAGT TTATTTTTAAGGTATATGATTCAGACTGCAATGGGAAAGTCGCATTCAGTGATATGTTGGATGTTTTACGGGATTTGACGGGGCAGTTCATATCTGAGCAACAGAGGGAG CAAGTGTTGACCCATGTCCTTGAGGAATCAGGCTATACAAAGGATTCTTTGCTAAGCATATCTGACTTTATGAAG ACTCTTTGCAACTCTGATTTGAAGATGGAGGTTGAGGTTCCTGTGGATTGA
- the LOC117634192 gene encoding uncharacterized protein LOC117634192 has product MAMYIRVKRSKTTYFIQCEPTETSLDIKQKLHDLIDQPVSDQRLILVSTGEVLEDSKSLADQKVENDAVVALTLRKDDNEFEEVNIVRADDFYQSRDADAGNW; this is encoded by the exons ATG gcCATGTATATCCGTGTTAAGCGTAGTAAGACAACTTACTTTATCCAGTGTGAACCAACTGAGACAAGTTTAGATATTAAGCAAAAGTTGCATGATCTTATTGATCAACCGGTAAGTGATCAGCGCTTGATCCTAGTCAGTACTGGGGAAGTACTGGAGGATTCAAAGTCATTGGCAGATCAGAAG GTTGAGAATGATGCCGTTGTGGCACTGACCTTGAGAAAAG ATGACAATGAGTTTGAAGAGGTCAACATTGTACGGGCAGACGACTTCTATCAATCTCGTGATGCAGATGCAGGCAATTGGTGA